The Microbulbifer sp. YPW1 genome contains the following window.
CGTGGATCGGCATTGCCGATATCTTCACTGGCCATGCGCACCACCCTCCGCGCTACATACAGCGGATCGCAGCCACCGTCGATCATGCGCGCAAACCAGTAGAGCGCGGCATCCGGATCCGAGCCGCGCACGGATTTGTGCAGTGCGGAAATCTGGTCGTAAAAGTAGTCTCCACCTTTGTCGAAGCGCCGTACATCTGCGGTGAGCACTTCAGCGAGCACCGCCTCGTCAATGACCTGCCGCCCGCCCTCTTCCCGCGACAGGTCGCAGGCAATTTCCAACAGATTGAGTGCACTGCGGGCATCGCCGTCGGCACTCAGGGTGATCTTGTCGAGAACCTCGGGGGCCATTTCCACATTGCGGGCCTTGAGCTCGTCATCCTCGGCCAGGGCGCGCCGCAGCAGGCCGCTGAGCTCATCCTGACTGAGGCTGCGCAACAGATACACCCTGCACCGGGAAAGCAGTGCGTTGTTGAGTTCGAAGGATGGGTTCTCGGTAGTGGCACCCACAAATGTCACGGTACCCTCCTCCACATAGGGAAGGAACGCGTCCTGCTGCGCCTTGTTGAAGCGGTGCACTTCGTCCACAAACAGGATGGTGCCACGACCAAACTGGGCCGCGTGTTGTTCAGCCTCCGCCACTGCCTGGCGGATTTCCTTTACTCCGGCCAGAACCGCAGACAGCGTAGCAAAACGCACATCGCACTCTTCCGCCAGCAGGCGGGCAAAGGTGGTTTTGCCCACGCCGGGCGGCCCCCACAGCACCATGGAGTGGAGCTGGCCCCGCTCTACCGCTTCGCGCAGGGGTTTCCCCGGCCCCAATAAATGCGACTGGCCCACATAGTGGGCCAGAGTTTGCGGCCGCATGCGCGCGGCCAGAGGCTGATGCCGGGGTGGCGATTGAAACAGATCACTCATCGCGAATAACGTCGGTCCCTTTGGGCGGCTTGAAATTGAACATGTGCGAAGACAGCCGGGGGTTGGCCTGCAGGCCGTTGAACCGGATATCAGTGGTCTGCCCCATGCCGTCGCGTACGGTCATGGTCTCCGGCAGGCCCTGCTTGTCGAAGCGGATTACCATGGACTTGAACGGCGCAGAGGCGCGCTTCGGGGTCAGGTAATAGGCACCCTTCTTGCTCTCGACACTGAAGGAACCGCGGATGTCCTCCACTTTGCCACCGAGCAGCAATGCCGGTGTTTCCTTCATACGATTGTCTACCGGGCGCACGGTGACCTGCTCCAGGTCGGGATCATACAGCCACAGCTGCTTGTTGTTGGTCACCAGCAGTTGCGGGAAAGGCTCGCCGGTCTGCCAGCGCAATTTACCCGGGCGCTGCACGGAGAAATTGCCGCTGCTTTTTTGCAGGGTTTTGCCTTTCTGATCCTTGAGGGTCTGGCGGAAATTGCCGGAGATAGAGCCCAGCGGCTGCAACAGCCGGCTCAGATCTTCACTGGCATCGGCCTGTGCGCCGACAGCGCTCATGCCCAGGCCCAAACTCATGCCCAGTGAGGCGAGGAAAATGCTCAGTTTGCGTCTCATAATGCCTTCCAGTCTGCTATTCCGAGAGTGTCCTTAAAGCCTAGACGGCGCCAAGTGAACCCGGCCTGAACCGGGTCACGATTTACCCGCATCACGCGGGTGGCGGTGCCAACACTTCCCGGTTGCCGTTGGGCTGCTGGGCCGAAACCACGCCGGCCGCCTCCATCGCCTCGATCATGCGCGCGGCGCGATTGTAGCCGATACGCAGCTGGCGCTGCACCGATGATATGGACGCTTTGCGCGATTTGGTCACGAATGCCACGGCCTCGTCGTAGAGGGCGTCGGTCTCCGGATCGTCCTCTCCCCCCTCGGTGGTCATCCCGGGCACTGGAATGCTGTTATTGGAGTCGTCGATGATGCCGTCGATGTATTCAGGCTCGCCGCGACGGGCCCAGTCCGCCACAACCTGGTGCACTTCATGGTCATCCACGAAGGCCCCGTGCACCCTTATGGGCACTGCTGTACCCGGCGGCAGGTATAGCATATCGCCGTGGCCGAGGAGCTGTTCAGCACCCCCTTGATCCAAAATGGTGCGCGAGTCGACTTTTGAAGAAACCTGGAACGCCATACGGGTCGGTACGTTCGCCTTGATCAAGCCGGTAATCACGTCCACCGACGGGCGCTGGGTAGCGAGCAGCAAGTGGATACCCGCGGCACGGGCCTTCTGCGCGATACGCGCAATCAGCTGCTCTACCTTTTTACCGACGATCATCATCATGTCGGCAAATTCATCGATCACCACCACAATCGCCGGTAACGGCTTCAGGTGGGGCGCCGTCTGTTCCGCCTCCGGGACGCTGGACATGGGGTCCGGCTGCCAGATCGGATCGATCAGCGGCTCTCCCGCAGCGATCGCGTCTTTCACCTTGCGGTTAAAGCCCGCCAGGTTGCGCACACCCATGGCGGCCATCAACTTGTAGCGGCGTTCCATCTCGCCGACACACCAGCGCAGACCATTTGCCGCGTCGTTCATATCGGTGATGACCGGGGTCAGCAAATGCGGGATACCTTCGTAGACCGAGAGCTCGAGCATCTTCGGGTCCACCAGAATCAAGCGCACCTCATCGGGCGTGGATTTGTACAGCAGGCTCAGCAGCATCACGTTGATGCCCACGGACTTACCGGAACCCGTGGTGCCCGCCACCAGCAGGTGCGGCATCTTGGCCAGGTCAGCAACGACCGGCTGGCCGGAGATGTCGTGCCCCAGCGCCAATGTGAGTGCGGAACTGGCCTTGTCGTAGACCTCGGCACCGAGCACTTCCGAGAGGCGCACCATCTGGCGGTTCTCGTTCGGGATTTCGATCCCCACAACGGATTTACCGGGGATCACTTCAACCACCCGCACGCTGATTACCGCCAGGGAGCGGGCCAGGTCTTTGGCGAGATTGGTAATCCGGCTGACTTTCACGCCCGGTGCAGGCTGAATCTCAAAGCGCGTAACCACAGGGCCCGGGAGCACCGAAACGACCTCCGCTACGACACCAAAGTCCTTGAGTTTCAGCTCAAGAAGACGCGACAGTGCTTCCAGCGCCTCGCGGCTGAAGCCGGCTTTCTTGTTGGCATCGGGCACATCAAGAAGGGATAACGGCGGCAAAGTTCCGGTAACGGGGCCCTTGAACAGCTCGCCCTGCTTCTCCTTTACTGCCCGCGGGCTTTGTTTGACCGGTGGCGCAGAGGGCGCAATTTGGGGTGGCAAGCGTTTCGCTGTGCGCTGCTTTTCCTCTTCTACGGCAGCCTTGCGTACAACCACCGCTTCTCGCGCGACACGCTGCTCTTCCCGCTCCTGGCGCGCTCGCGCCAAACGACTACCAATCCAACCGAAAGCTGCGAGGACGCTGCGGCCAATATCTTCGAACAATTTGAGCCATGACATACCGGTGAATACGGTCACACCGATGGCAAAAGTGGCGAGCAGCAGGATTGTTGCCCCCACGTAGCCGAGCCCAAGTTCCATAAAAGTCGAAACTGCGGCGCCAATGATACCGCCATTGGAAAATGGCAGCGGATCGGCCGACTCCGCGAAACACAGCGTGGCAATCGCTGCACCGGAGACCAGCAACACCAACAGTCCGGCCACACGCAGCGCAAACAGCGGTGCATGGAAACGTGCGTTTTTGTCACGCAGGATGCGATAGGCGCGCCAGCCGATCAGCGCGGGGAACAGATACGCCATCCAGCCCAGTAACGACAGGCACACGTCGGCGAGCCAGGCGCCCGTGGGGCCAATGGCATTTTCGATCCCGGCACCGCTGCCGGTATGCGACCAACCCGGATCTCCGGGGTTGTAACTGAGCAGGCTGATGCCCACCAGCAATGCACCCGCCAGCAGGGCGATGAGCGCGCCCTCACGAACGATGCGTGCAATCAGAGAGTCGGGAATCGCGGCCGCAGATTCGGTTTCACTTTCAGCCTTCAATGGCTTACCTCGGTCACAGTGTTCAGGGTTGCTCGCCTTCTTGTTGGTATAGCGGCGGCGTCAGGGTTTCTGTGTACTACAGCCTCGGGGTAATTGCTACCGGAGGGTTATCCTAGAAACCACTTAAAGTATCAACTTTACATTTAAAATCATATGCTTACAGGTACTTGTTCACGCAACATATGACGCAAATCTAGAAATTGCATAAACCCGCCAACTGCCTCAGTTGCACGATTTCTGTCCCGCAGGTATTGGGTGGCTGGAGGCGACAACACGATTTGAGCTATCTATAAAGGTGCGCAATGAGATAGATAAGACCAAACTATTTGGTCGCGTATCCCCCTTCTTCTATCATTGCCGCAATTTTTGCACTGGCCACCCGCCCCGCTGCTCGAGCTACATTGATCAGCTTCAGCCCGCCCTTGAACAATGCGCGCGGGGGCGCCATGATCCGCGCAAGCAAAATTTGTCGGGCGCCTTAATCAGTGCTGTAAGACATACAGAATCACCAATCCAACATCGAAGTATTGTGAGTCCAGTCATGAGCAATCATCACCGTCTGATCATCCTCGGCTCCGGCCCTGCCGGTTATACCGCGGCCATTTACGCCGCTCGCGCCAACCTGAACCCGGTTGTTATTACCGGCATGCAGCAAGGTGGACAGCTGACCACAACCACAGAAGTGGAAAACTGGCCGGGTGGTGTACACGACCTCCAGGGCCCCGATCTGATGGTCCAGATGCAACAGCACGCGGAGCGTTTTGACACCAACATCATCTTCGATCACATCCATGAAGTTGACGTGAAACAGCGCCCATTTACCCTCAAGGGCAACGAAACCTACACCTGTGACGCGCTGATCATCGCTACCGGCGCATCCGCCCAGTACCTGGGCTTGCCATCTGAAGAAGCCTTCCAGGGCCGCGGCGTCAGCGCCTGCGCTACCTGTGATGGGTTCTTCTACCGCGACCAGAAAGTCGTCGTTGTCGGCGGCGGCAACACCGCGGTCGAAGAAGCACTGTACCTTTCCAACATTGCCAGCGAAGTGACCCTGGTGCACCGCCGCGACGAGCTGCGCGCAGAGAAGATCCTGCAGGATCGCCTGATGGAAAAAGCGGAAAACGGCAACATCAATCTGTGCTGGCACCACACTCTGGACGAGGTCCTCGGCGACGATAACGGCGTGACCGGTGTTCGCCTGAAGAACGTACAGGACGGCAACACCAAGGAAGTCGACGTATCCGGCGTGTTCATCGCCATCGGCCACAAGCCGAACACGGATATCTTCGAAGGCCAGCTGGAAATGAATGGCGGCTATATCATTGTTGAGAGCGGACTGAACGGCAATGCCACCCAGACGTCCGTACCCGGCGTGTTTGCCGCGGGCGACGTGTCCGATCATATCTACCGTCAGGCAGTAACCTCTGCAGGCACTGGTTGTATGGCTGCACTGGATGCCGAGCGCTTCCTGGATGCACAATAACGGGCTTGACCGGCCCAACGAAAAGGCGGCCTTCGGGCCGCCTTTTTTGTGCGCAGCAGTCCAGACAACCGGGGACAGAGACTCTTGACCGACAACGCAAATGAAATTCTTTCACTACTGGATCCTGATCAGGTCGGTTTCCCGGATACCTCCGCGGCGCTGCACGACCCCAACGGGTTACTCGCAGTCGGCGGGGACCTGACTCCGGAGTGGCTACTGGCAGCGTATCGCCGGGGTATTTTCCCCTGGTTTTCAGATGACCAGCCAATCCTCTGGTGGTCCCCTTCCCCACGCTGCATAGTTCGCCCCGAATCCACCACATTCAGCCGCAGCCTGCGCAAGGTGATACGCCAGGGGCGCTATACGGTCACTTTCGATCAGGCATTCGCCCAGGTTCTGGATGGCTGCGCGGCGCCCCGCGCACAGGAAAGCGGCACCTGGATCACCGAGGAGATGCGCGAGGCGTATCTCGAGATGCACAAGCTCGGTCACGCACACTCGGTAGAAGCCTGGCTGGATGATGACCTGGTTGGCGGTCTGTACGGTCTTGCCATCGGGCGGGTGTTTTTCGGTGAGTCGATGTTTCACCGCGCGACCGATGCCTCGAAAGTCGCTTTCGCGCATCTGGTTCGCCAGCTTGATGAATGGGGATGTCGATTGATTGATTGTCAGGTGACGAACCCGCATCTGCAGAGCCTCGGGGCCACAGAGGTGTCCAGGGCGGAATTTGAGGACCTTCTGGCCAGGGAAGTTGCGAGCACCGGCTTCCCTGCCACCTGGCCACCGCGACCCGCGAACACCCTTTTCGAGCGCCCCTGAAGCGATATTTGGGTGGCCTGGTTTGTGTTTTTGCTGACCGCAAATTACCCTCGGGTCTATATTCCAACGGGGATTGCAGCGAAATCCCATTGAGAGCGCATTTGGCAAAGATAAAAATGACCAGCAATTCCGATCGCCACTGCGAGAAGCCTGCATGAGTCAGTATTCGCAGCTCGACTCGGTCCGCCTGCTGGCCACCATGCCCCATCCCTGTGGCTACCTGGAAAACCGGGAAGCCACCACCGTGTTCGTTGACCCGCAGACCCCGGTAGACCCGAGACTATACAGCCGCCTTTCAGAACTGGGCTTCCGGCGCAGTGGAAATTACCTGTATCGCCCCCAGTGCACCCACTGCCAGGCCTGCATCCCCGCCCGGGTGCCTGTTGAACTGTTTGCGCCGAACCGCAATCAGCGACGCTGCTGGCGACGCAATCGCGATCTGGACGTGTTTCATCGTCACGACATCGATACAGATGAACATTACGCGCTCTACGCCCGTTACATCGAACAGCGGCATCACGATGGGGAGATGTACCCACCCAGTCGGGAGCAATTCCGCAGCTTCCTCAACAATGCTTGGGGCACCACCCGCTATATCGAGTTTCGGGCCAGGGATCAGTTGGTAGCGACTGCCGTTACCGACGTGCTTGCCGGCGGCGTTTCCGCGATCTACACGTTTTACGATCCGGAGCAGACCAAGCGGAGCCTCGGCAGTTACTCGATCCTCTATCAAATCGAGTGGACCCGCCGTCTCGGGCTTCCCAGCCTTTATCTCGGCTACTGGATCCGCCAAAGCCAGAAAATGGCCTATAAAAGCCAGTTCAAACCCCTCGAAACCCTCCAGAACAACCGCTGGACCCTGAGTACCGACTAGACTCAGCACTAGGCTGGGCAGTTACTGCCAACGGCCCGGAATCCGCAATTCCACGGGATTTAAGTGCGACGCAGGCTTCCACTTGGCCTGCAGGCACTTTTCGTGCAAAATGCACGCCCGTCGTACCGCCGGGCCCCAGAATCTGACGACGCAGGGCCATAAAAACGTGGCGGAAAAGCTAGTACACATTTATCAAAGGTTGCTGCCGCATGGCAAAAGACGATTACATTGAAATGGAAGGTGAGGTGATCGACACCCTGCCCAACACCACATTCCGCGTGAAACTGGAAAATGGACATGTGGTAATCGCGCACATTTCCGGCAAGATGCGCAAGAACTACATCCGCATCCTCACCGGTGACAAGGTCAAGGTAGAACTGACCCCGTACGACCTGAGCAAAGGCCGTATCACCTACCGCGCGCGCTAATCCCGTCCGGTACTCTGCCGGGAGCGGTTCCCGCTCAGTCCCCAAGATTGAGCGAGATATAAAAAAGCCACCCATAAGGTGGCTTTTTTCGTTTGCGTGAGATCCGGCTTTCACCGGCGGCCGGTGCTCAGTGTACTGGCATCGCCGTGCAGATCTTGAGTTGATTGTTCTCCACAGTCACCTCGACCTTGCCGCCCTCTTCCGACAGATCCCCGAACAGCACAGCCTCCGCCAGCGGTTTGCGCAGTTTTTCGCGAATCAGGCGAGCCATGGGTCGCGCCCCCATTTTCTCGTCGTAGCCGTTGACCGCGAGCCACTCGCGGGCCTCATCGTCCACCTCGAGGGTAACCCTGGACTCATCGAGCTGCGCCTGCAGTTCGACAATAAACTTGTCCACCACGGTTTTGACCACTTCCATATCCAGCGAGCCGAACTGAATGATGCTGTCCAGTCGATTGCGGAATTCGGGAGTAAACATCTTTTTGATCTCCTCCATTCCATCACTGCTGTGGTCCTGGTTGGCAAAACCGATAGAGCGACGACTCATAACTTCGGCGCCCGCATTGGTGGTCATGATCAGAATCACATTGCGGAAGTCTGCCTTGCGGCCATTGTTGTCGGTCAGAGTGCCGTGATCCATTACCTGCAGAAGCAAGTTGAATACTTCCGGGTGGGCTTTTTCGATCTCGTCGAGCAGCACCACGCTGTGGGGGTGCTTGGTCACTGCATCGGTCAACAGGCCACCCTGGTCAAAACCTACGTACCCGGGAGGGGCGCCAATCAGGCGAGAAACCGTATGGCGCTCCATGTACTCGGACATGTCGAAACGAATCAGCTCGATGCCCATTACCTGGGCCAGCTGACGACAGAGTTCGGTTTTACCGACACCCGTAGGACCGGCGAACAGGAAGGAGCCAATGGGCTTCTCCTCCGCACCCAGACCAGCGCGCGCCAGCTTGATCGAGGTGCTGAGCGCCTCGATTCCCTGATCCTGGCCGAACACCACCATCTTGAGGTTCTCGTCCAGCTTCGCCAGCGCCGCCTTGTCGGAAGCAGAAACGCTTTTGGCGGGAATACGGGCCATTTTCGCCACGACGTTTTCAATCTCGGTCACAGAGATTGTGTCGGTACGCTGGTCCGCCGGCAGTAGCGCCTGGTAGGCGCCGGCCTCATCGATCACATCGATGGCCTTGTCTGGCAAAAAACGCTCGGTGATATGCCGGTTAGCGAGGTGCGCTGCGGCCTCCAGGGCCGAATCGGTAAAACGCACCTTGTGGTGATCTTCAAAACAGGTTTTGAGCCCCTGCAAAATCTGCACGGTTTCTTCGACGGAAGGTTCGTGCACGTCGATCTTCTGGAATCGACGGGAAAGTGCGCGATCTTTCTCAAAAATACCGCGGTATTCGTTAAACGTCGTAGAGCCAATACAACGCAGCTGCCCGCTGGACAGCAGTGGCTTCAGCAGGTTGGACGCATCCATCACGCCGCCGGAAGCTGCGCCGGCGCCAATAATGGTGTGAATTTCATCGATAAACAGTACTGCGTGCTCGCGCTTTTTCAGCTCGGCCAACAGCGCCTTGAAGCGCTTTTCAAAATCGCCGCGGTACTTGGTGCCTGCCAGCAGAGAGCCGAGATCGAGGGAATAAATGGTGCTTTCTTTCAGCGGCTCTGGCACCTCTCCATCTACGATTCGACGGGCGAGTCCCTCCGCGATTGCGGTCTTACCTACGCCGGACTCACCGACCAGTAGCGGGTTGTTTTTGCGACGGCGCGCCAGTACCTGGGTTACCCGCTCTACCTCCGGCGCGCGGCCAACCAGAGGGTCAATTCGACCAAGTATCGCTTCCTGGTTGAGGTTTGTGGCGTAACTTTCGAGAGGGTCGGAGCCGCCTGGCTCCGCGGTGCTGCCGAGATCTTCATCCACCTGCTCGGGCGAAGGATCGGGGCTGCTGTTGTGCGTATTGTTGCCGCCGGAACTGACGCGGGAAATACCGTGGGTGATGTAATTCACCACATCGATACGGGCGACGCTCTGCTGCTTGAGGTAGTAGACGGCCTGACTTTCCTGCTCACAGAAAATCGCAACCAGAACGTTGGCACCAGTCACCTCTTTCTTGCCGGATGACTGAACGTGGAATACCGCGCGCTGCAGTACTCTCTGGAACCCCAGTGTGGGCTGGGTTTCCCGCTCACTGTCATTTTCAGGAATAAGTGGCGTGGTAGAGTCAACGAACTCAAGCAGCTCTCGGCGCAGTGCGCTGAGGTCAGCTCCACAGGCATGCAGAACATCTGCCGCGGATTCATTGTCCAGCAGCGCCAGCAACAGGTGCTCAACGGTCATAAACTCGTGGCGTTTCGCCCGTGCACCTTTGAACGCTAGATTGAGCGTTACCTCTAAATCCTTGCTGAGCATCTAAACCTCAAACCTTACTGGCCAATGTCATCCGGGTTGTAGTGAAAAACACCCGGCATTCCTGATTTTTTGCCGGATACCCGGCCGGAAAAGTCACGCCTGACTGCCACAGGCGGCGGTAGTCCTTAACTTCCCTCCTCCTCGCCGTTTTCGTCGTCCTCATCTGCCTCAATTTCGCAAAGTAAGGGATGTTCATTGTCCCGTGCGAACTGATTAACCTGCGCGGCCTTTG
Protein-coding sequences here:
- a CDS encoding replication-associated recombination protein A — translated: MSDLFQSPPRHQPLAARMRPQTLAHYVGQSHLLGPGKPLREAVERGQLHSMVLWGPPGVGKTTFARLLAEECDVRFATLSAVLAGVKEIRQAVAEAEQHAAQFGRGTILFVDEVHRFNKAQQDAFLPYVEEGTVTFVGATTENPSFELNNALLSRCRVYLLRSLSQDELSGLLRRALAEDDELKARNVEMAPEVLDKITLSADGDARSALNLLEIACDLSREEGGRQVIDEAVLAEVLTADVRRFDKGGDYFYDQISALHKSVRGSDPDAALYWFARMIDGGCDPLYVARRVVRMASEDIGNADPRALEIALNAWDVQERLGSPEGELAIAQAVAYLAVAAKSNAVYSAYKRVLADIRREPSYEVPVHLRNAPTKLAKEMAHGAEYRYAHDEPDGFAAGENYFPEAIADRRYYYPVNRGLELRIEEKLERLRALNQASDQQRYAPAQHSEAEKR
- the lolA gene encoding outer membrane lipoprotein chaperone LolA, whose translation is MRRKLSIFLASLGMSLGLGMSAVGAQADASEDLSRLLQPLGSISGNFRQTLKDQKGKTLQKSSGNFSVQRPGKLRWQTGEPFPQLLVTNNKQLWLYDPDLEQVTVRPVDNRMKETPALLLGGKVEDIRGSFSVESKKGAYYLTPKRASAPFKSMVIRFDKQGLPETMTVRDGMGQTTDIRFNGLQANPRLSSHMFNFKPPKGTDVIRDE
- a CDS encoding DNA translocase FtsK, with protein sequence MKAESETESAAAIPDSLIARIVREGALIALLAGALLVGISLLSYNPGDPGWSHTGSGAGIENAIGPTGAWLADVCLSLLGWMAYLFPALIGWRAYRILRDKNARFHAPLFALRVAGLLVLLVSGAAIATLCFAESADPLPFSNGGIIGAAVSTFMELGLGYVGATILLLATFAIGVTVFTGMSWLKLFEDIGRSVLAAFGWIGSRLARARQEREEQRVAREAVVVRKAAVEEEKQRTAKRLPPQIAPSAPPVKQSPRAVKEKQGELFKGPVTGTLPPLSLLDVPDANKKAGFSREALEALSRLLELKLKDFGVVAEVVSVLPGPVVTRFEIQPAPGVKVSRITNLAKDLARSLAVISVRVVEVIPGKSVVGIEIPNENRQMVRLSEVLGAEVYDKASSALTLALGHDISGQPVVADLAKMPHLLVAGTTGSGKSVGINVMLLSLLYKSTPDEVRLILVDPKMLELSVYEGIPHLLTPVITDMNDAANGLRWCVGEMERRYKLMAAMGVRNLAGFNRKVKDAIAAGEPLIDPIWQPDPMSSVPEAEQTAPHLKPLPAIVVVIDEFADMMMIVGKKVEQLIARIAQKARAAGIHLLLATQRPSVDVITGLIKANVPTRMAFQVSSKVDSRTILDQGGAEQLLGHGDMLYLPPGTAVPIRVHGAFVDDHEVHQVVADWARRGEPEYIDGIIDDSNNSIPVPGMTTEGGEDDPETDALYDEAVAFVTKSRKASISSVQRQLRIGYNRAARMIEAMEAAGVVSAQQPNGNREVLAPPPA
- the trxB gene encoding thioredoxin-disulfide reductase, which encodes MSNHHRLIILGSGPAGYTAAIYAARANLNPVVITGMQQGGQLTTTTEVENWPGGVHDLQGPDLMVQMQQHAERFDTNIIFDHIHEVDVKQRPFTLKGNETYTCDALIIATGASAQYLGLPSEEAFQGRGVSACATCDGFFYRDQKVVVVGGGNTAVEEALYLSNIASEVTLVHRRDELRAEKILQDRLMEKAENGNINLCWHHTLDEVLGDDNGVTGVRLKNVQDGNTKEVDVSGVFIAIGHKPNTDIFEGQLEMNGGYIIVESGLNGNATQTSVPGVFAAGDVSDHIYRQAVTSAGTGCMAALDAERFLDAQ
- the aat gene encoding leucyl/phenylalanyl-tRNA--protein transferase, which codes for MTDNANEILSLLDPDQVGFPDTSAALHDPNGLLAVGGDLTPEWLLAAYRRGIFPWFSDDQPILWWSPSPRCIVRPESTTFSRSLRKVIRQGRYTVTFDQAFAQVLDGCAAPRAQESGTWITEEMREAYLEMHKLGHAHSVEAWLDDDLVGGLYGLAIGRVFFGESMFHRATDASKVAFAHLVRQLDEWGCRLIDCQVTNPHLQSLGATEVSRAEFEDLLAREVASTGFPATWPPRPANTLFERP
- a CDS encoding arginyltransferase; this translates as MSQYSQLDSVRLLATMPHPCGYLENREATTVFVDPQTPVDPRLYSRLSELGFRRSGNYLYRPQCTHCQACIPARVPVELFAPNRNQRRCWRRNRDLDVFHRHDIDTDEHYALYARYIEQRHHDGEMYPPSREQFRSFLNNAWGTTRYIEFRARDQLVATAVTDVLAGGVSAIYTFYDPEQTKRSLGSYSILYQIEWTRRLGLPSLYLGYWIRQSQKMAYKSQFKPLETLQNNRWTLSTD
- the infA gene encoding translation initiation factor IF-1, coding for MAKDDYIEMEGEVIDTLPNTTFRVKLENGHVVIAHISGKMRKNYIRILTGDKVKVELTPYDLSKGRITYRAR
- the clpA gene encoding ATP-dependent Clp protease ATP-binding subunit ClpA, translating into MLSKDLEVTLNLAFKGARAKRHEFMTVEHLLLALLDNESAADVLHACGADLSALRRELLEFVDSTTPLIPENDSERETQPTLGFQRVLQRAVFHVQSSGKKEVTGANVLVAIFCEQESQAVYYLKQQSVARIDVVNYITHGISRVSSGGNNTHNSSPDPSPEQVDEDLGSTAEPGGSDPLESYATNLNQEAILGRIDPLVGRAPEVERVTQVLARRRKNNPLLVGESGVGKTAIAEGLARRIVDGEVPEPLKESTIYSLDLGSLLAGTKYRGDFEKRFKALLAELKKREHAVLFIDEIHTIIGAGAASGGVMDASNLLKPLLSSGQLRCIGSTTFNEYRGIFEKDRALSRRFQKIDVHEPSVEETVQILQGLKTCFEDHHKVRFTDSALEAAAHLANRHITERFLPDKAIDVIDEAGAYQALLPADQRTDTISVTEIENVVAKMARIPAKSVSASDKAALAKLDENLKMVVFGQDQGIEALSTSIKLARAGLGAEEKPIGSFLFAGPTGVGKTELCRQLAQVMGIELIRFDMSEYMERHTVSRLIGAPPGYVGFDQGGLLTDAVTKHPHSVVLLDEIEKAHPEVFNLLLQVMDHGTLTDNNGRKADFRNVILIMTTNAGAEVMSRRSIGFANQDHSSDGMEEIKKMFTPEFRNRLDSIIQFGSLDMEVVKTVVDKFIVELQAQLDESRVTLEVDDEAREWLAVNGYDEKMGARPMARLIREKLRKPLAEAVLFGDLSEEGGKVEVTVENNQLKICTAMPVH